The following proteins come from a genomic window of Bartonella apihabitans:
- the metE gene encoding 5-methyltetrahydropteroyltriglutamate--homocysteine S-methyltransferase has product MTSHIIKSASLGFPRIGAKRELKTALEQFWKGNISRDDLLKTAAELRRRHWKLQKDKGIDVIPSNDFSLYDHVLDTAIMVGAIPAEYTHGRENSDILETYFAMARGREGNNNCQCGNHHIDNDIKALEMTKWFDTNYHYIVPEINAKQNFKLQSEKLITEFLEAKAEGIVTRPVLLGPVTFLLLSKCRKDDIEPLSLLSQLLPVYQDVLAHLKSIGCPWVQIDEPILVTDLDANQKSAFDYAYKILGDTEKFPSIMLTSYFGDVGDNLKTVLSLPVKGYHIDLVRGKKQLESFVSNIRPEQTLSLGVIDGRNIWRSDLDALIDWLKPVVKKLGREHIQIATSCSLLHVPIDLDLEVDLDDELKSWLAFASQKLDELHILCQALSGNAAAVTEKLTANKAALNERKSSKRIRNDLVQKQLQNAKKDSARRASAYSTRHEKQKAILNLPPFPTTTIGSFPQSSDVRKARSDYTKGIIYKAAYESFITTRIHEAIKWQEEVGLDVLVHGEFERNDMVQYFGEQLEGFAFTQHGWVQSYGSRCVRPPVIFGDVSRLRPMTVKWWQVAQSFTSKIVKGMLTGPVTILNWSFVRDDQPREETCRQIALAIRNEVEDLEKAGAKIIQIDEAALREGLPLKEKDKAYYLEWAVQCFRLCQNTVKDATQIHTHMCYSEFNDIISAIADMDADVISIETSRSKMELLDVFKQFKYPNEIGPGVYDIHSPRVPSIAEILELLGYALERLEARQLWVNPDCGLKTRQWEEVKPAIAHMVAAAKTLRKTIMV; this is encoded by the coding sequence ATGACTTCACATATAATCAAATCCGCATCGTTGGGGTTTCCTCGCATCGGTGCAAAACGGGAATTAAAAACAGCTCTCGAACAGTTCTGGAAAGGTAATATTTCCAGGGATGACTTATTAAAAACTGCTGCCGAATTAAGAAGAAGACATTGGAAACTGCAAAAAGACAAAGGAATTGACGTTATACCGTCGAATGATTTTTCTTTGTATGACCATGTCCTTGATACGGCCATTATGGTTGGCGCCATTCCTGCCGAATATACGCATGGTCGTGAAAATAGCGATATTTTAGAAACCTATTTTGCAATGGCGCGCGGCCGCGAAGGCAACAATAATTGCCAGTGCGGAAATCATCACATTGACAATGATATCAAGGCACTGGAAATGACAAAATGGTTTGATACGAATTATCATTATATCGTCCCTGAAATAAACGCCAAACAAAACTTCAAGCTACAATCAGAAAAACTTATAACAGAGTTTCTCGAAGCAAAGGCTGAAGGCATTGTGACAAGACCCGTTCTTCTGGGACCTGTGACTTTTCTACTGCTTTCGAAATGCCGTAAAGATGACATTGAACCGCTGTCATTGCTCTCTCAACTCCTGCCAGTCTATCAGGATGTTCTGGCGCATTTGAAATCTATCGGTTGTCCTTGGGTGCAAATTGATGAGCCCATCCTTGTGACGGATCTCGATGCCAATCAGAAATCCGCCTTTGACTATGCTTATAAAATTCTTGGCGACACGGAAAAATTTCCAAGCATTATGCTGACCAGTTATTTTGGAGATGTTGGTGATAACCTTAAAACTGTTTTGTCTTTACCGGTTAAAGGTTATCACATTGATCTTGTTCGCGGGAAAAAACAGCTTGAATCCTTTGTCTCGAATATCCGGCCTGAACAGACGCTTTCTCTCGGTGTCATTGACGGGCGTAACATTTGGCGTAGCGATCTCGATGCTTTGATTGACTGGCTTAAGCCGGTTGTTAAAAAACTGGGAAGAGAGCACATTCAGATTGCCACATCCTGTTCGCTACTTCATGTTCCCATCGATCTTGATCTTGAAGTCGATCTCGACGACGAGTTGAAATCATGGCTTGCCTTTGCCAGCCAGAAACTTGATGAACTCCATATTCTTTGTCAGGCATTATCGGGCAATGCGGCCGCTGTGACTGAAAAACTCACCGCCAATAAAGCAGCATTAAACGAAAGAAAATCATCAAAACGCATCCGCAATGACCTTGTTCAAAAACAGCTTCAAAATGCCAAAAAAGATAGCGCGCGTCGCGCATCTGCCTACTCGACAAGGCATGAAAAACAAAAAGCTATCCTAAATCTGCCTCCTTTTCCAACAACGACAATCGGATCCTTTCCCCAATCATCTGATGTTCGCAAAGCACGTTCGGATTATACAAAGGGAATAATTTATAAAGCCGCTTACGAGAGCTTTATTACAACGCGGATCCACGAAGCAATCAAGTGGCAGGAAGAGGTTGGGCTTGATGTTCTGGTACATGGTGAATTTGAACGAAACGATATGGTTCAATATTTTGGCGAGCAATTGGAAGGCTTTGCTTTTACTCAACACGGTTGGGTACAGAGCTATGGCTCCCGTTGTGTCCGTCCACCCGTCATTTTCGGGGATGTTTCCCGACTGAGGCCGATGACCGTCAAATGGTGGCAAGTCGCACAATCATTTACCTCGAAGATTGTGAAGGGTATGCTGACCGGACCTGTTACCATTCTGAATTGGTCATTCGTCAGAGATGATCAACCGCGAGAAGAAACATGCAGGCAAATTGCCTTGGCAATTCGCAATGAAGTTGAAGATCTTGAAAAGGCTGGCGCTAAAATCATCCAGATTGATGAGGCAGCCTTACGGGAAGGACTGCCGCTCAAAGAAAAGGATAAAGCTTATTATCTTGAATGGGCTGTTCAATGCTTTCGCTTATGTCAAAATACGGTGAAAGACGCTACCCAGATCCATACCCATATGTGCTATTCGGAGTTTAATGATATCATTTCCGCTATTGCCGATATGGATGCAGATGTTATCTCTATAGAAACGTCACGCTCCAAGATGGAGCTTCTCGATGTCTTCAAGCAATTCAAATATCCCAATGAAATTGGTCCCGGTGTCTATGATATCCATTCACCGCGTGTACCTTCTATAGCAGAAATCCTCGAGCTTCTTGGATATGCGCTAGAACGTTTGGAGGCGAGACAGCTTTGGGTTAATCCCGATTGCGGTTTGAAAACACGGCAATGGGAGGAAGTGAAACCTGCCATTGCACATATGGTTGCCGCTGCCAAAACTTTGAGAAAGACAATTATGGTTTAA